Proteins from a genomic interval of Aquabacterium sp. J223:
- a CDS encoding enoyl-CoA hydratase → MTTTPAAPVHAQLSMDQGVATLTIANAKSMNILSTPVIEELTGALSRLREDPALRVLVLRGTGDKAFIGGADIHEMADLTPATGERFISRLKTFCEALRRLPVPVIARLPGWCLGGGLEVAMACDLRIGSSDAHYGMPEVKVGIPSVIHAALMPRLIGQSAATWMLLTGEIVDADTAQSWGLVHRTVPLAALDEAVSHCARQLAGLGPQVLRQQKALLRSWEESTLDDAIAASVSEFGRAFATGEPQAFMAEFKNRRR, encoded by the coding sequence TTGACCACCACCCCCGCCGCACCCGTGCACGCCCAGCTGTCGATGGACCAGGGCGTCGCCACGCTCACCATCGCCAACGCCAAGTCGATGAACATCCTCAGCACGCCGGTGATCGAGGAGCTGACCGGCGCGCTGTCCCGCCTGCGCGAGGACCCGGCGCTGCGCGTGCTCGTGCTGCGCGGCACCGGCGACAAGGCCTTCATCGGCGGAGCGGACATCCACGAGATGGCCGACCTCACGCCGGCCACCGGCGAGCGCTTCATCTCCCGCCTGAAGACCTTCTGCGAGGCGCTGCGCCGGCTGCCGGTGCCGGTGATCGCGCGGCTGCCCGGCTGGTGTCTGGGCGGCGGCCTGGAGGTGGCCATGGCCTGCGACCTGCGCATCGGCAGCAGCGACGCGCACTACGGCATGCCCGAGGTGAAGGTGGGCATCCCCTCGGTGATCCACGCCGCGCTGATGCCGCGCCTGATCGGCCAGTCGGCCGCCACCTGGATGCTGCTCACCGGCGAGATCGTCGACGCGGACACCGCGCAGTCGTGGGGCCTGGTGCACCGCACGGTGCCGCTGGCCGCGCTGGACGAGGCGGTGAGCCACTGCGCCCGCCAGCTCGCCGGCCTGGGCCCGCAGGTGCTGCGCCAGCAGAAGGCGCTGCTGCGCTCATGGGAGGAGTCGACACTGGACGACGCCATCGCCGCCAGCGTGAGCGAGTTCGGCCGTGCCTTCGCCACCGGCGAGCCGCAGGCCTTCATGGCCGAGTTCAAGAACCGCAGGCGCTGA
- a CDS encoding CaiB/BaiF CoA transferase family protein, with protein sequence MLHTALRGTKILDLSRILAGPWCTQNLADLGAEVIKVESVGAGDDTRGWGPPYLDGSDPADGFSAYYLCCNRGKRSIAINFASPQGGELVRRLAREADVVVENYKAGTLARYGLGYDDLRRLNPALIYLSISGFGQSGPMAGQPGYDYVFQGMGGLMSYTGPADGMAGAGPLRSGVAVIDLMSGMYATTAVLAALVQRQATGQGEYIDLALLDVAVALNANQASNYLVSQQVPQRSGNAHPNCAPYEVFACSDGHLILAIGNDEQFRRFCEVAGLQALATDARFAANAGRIRHLAELRPLLTEVLATRTRGDWADALTAAGVPWGPINTLADVFADAQVHHRGLRIECEHPTLGTIPMVRNPLLSQPGATVPKAPPLRGEDTVAVLAELGLPDDEIERLLRDRVVARPAERPAR encoded by the coding sequence ATGCTGCACACCGCCCTTCGCGGCACCAAGATCCTGGACCTGTCGCGCATCCTCGCCGGCCCCTGGTGCACCCAGAACCTGGCCGACCTCGGTGCCGAGGTCATCAAGGTCGAGAGCGTCGGCGCGGGCGACGACACACGCGGCTGGGGTCCGCCCTATCTCGACGGCAGCGATCCGGCCGACGGCTTCTCCGCCTACTACCTGTGCTGCAACCGCGGCAAGCGTTCCATCGCCATCAACTTCGCCAGCCCGCAGGGCGGCGAACTCGTGCGCCGGCTGGCGCGCGAGGCCGACGTGGTCGTGGAGAACTACAAGGCCGGCACGCTGGCCCGCTACGGCCTGGGCTACGACGACCTGCGGCGCCTCAACCCGGCGCTGATCTACCTGTCCATCTCCGGCTTCGGGCAGAGCGGGCCGATGGCCGGTCAGCCCGGCTACGACTACGTCTTCCAGGGCATGGGCGGGCTGATGAGCTACACCGGCCCGGCCGACGGCATGGCCGGCGCGGGCCCGCTGCGCAGCGGGGTGGCCGTCATCGACCTGATGTCGGGCATGTACGCCACCACCGCCGTGCTGGCGGCCCTTGTTCAGCGGCAGGCCACCGGCCAGGGCGAGTACATCGACCTGGCGCTGCTGGACGTGGCGGTGGCGTTGAACGCCAACCAGGCATCGAACTACCTGGTGTCGCAGCAGGTGCCGCAGCGCAGCGGCAACGCGCACCCCAACTGCGCGCCGTACGAGGTGTTCGCCTGCTCGGACGGTCACCTCATCCTCGCCATCGGCAACGACGAGCAGTTCCGCCGCTTCTGCGAGGTGGCCGGCCTGCAGGCATTGGCCACCGACGCACGCTTCGCCGCCAACGCCGGGCGCATCCGCCACCTGGCCGAGCTGCGGCCGCTGCTCACCGAGGTGCTGGCCACGCGCACCCGTGGCGACTGGGCCGACGCGCTGACCGCCGCCGGCGTGCCGTGGGGGCCGATCAACACGCTGGCCGATGTCTTCGCCGACGCGCAGGTGCACCACCGCGGCCTGCGCATCGAGTGCGAGCACCCCACCCTGGGCACCATCCCCATGGTGCGCAACCCGCTGCTGTCGCAGCCGGGCGCAACGGTGCCGAAGGCGCCTCCGCTGCGCGGCGAGGACACCGTCGCCGTGCTGGCCGAGCTGGGCCTGCCGGACGATGAGATCGAACGCCTGCTGCGCGATCGCGTCGTCGCCCGTCCCGCCGAGCGCCCCGCGCGCTGA
- a CDS encoding tripartite tricarboxylate transporter substrate binding protein produces the protein MTTADRRPRDVRDPCRGVSVPSRRALCAAAAGLVLPLALAAPARADNYPSKPVTLVVAFPPGGMTDIVGRLLANGLTKSLGQTVIVENRAGAAGQLATEYVAGKPGDGYTLLESSVGYVIAPALQKKIRYDPAKDFAPIALLATTPNLLVVNPSVPARTVAEFIAWAKAQPSVPFSTSGAGGATHLTGELLRHLSGAPLNHVPYKGAAPAAQAVLAGEVPVSVLDAVSGAALVASGKLRALAVTTAQRSALFPNLPTLAESGFRDFDSYTWLGLYAPAGTPQAVVDRLNRDINQILRSPEVAARLREQNAEAGGAMTPAQFRKHVDSELVKWQRTVQVTGVKVDE, from the coding sequence GTGACGACTGCCGATCGCCGCCCGCGCGACGTCCGCGACCCTTGCCGTGGCGTGTCCGTGCCGAGCCGCCGCGCGCTTTGCGCGGCCGCCGCCGGCCTGGTCCTGCCGCTGGCCCTTGCGGCGCCGGCGCGCGCCGACAACTACCCCAGCAAGCCGGTGACGCTGGTGGTGGCGTTTCCGCCCGGCGGCATGACCGACATCGTCGGCCGCCTGCTGGCCAACGGCCTGACCAAGAGCCTGGGCCAGACGGTGATCGTCGAGAACCGCGCCGGCGCGGCCGGGCAGCTGGCCACGGAGTACGTGGCCGGCAAGCCCGGCGACGGCTACACGCTGCTGGAAAGCTCGGTGGGTTATGTCATCGCGCCGGCATTGCAGAAGAAGATCCGCTACGACCCGGCGAAAGACTTCGCCCCCATCGCCCTGCTGGCGACCACGCCCAACCTGCTGGTGGTGAACCCCTCGGTACCGGCCCGGACGGTGGCCGAGTTCATCGCCTGGGCGAAGGCGCAGCCCAGCGTGCCGTTCTCCACCTCGGGTGCCGGCGGCGCCACCCACCTCACCGGCGAACTGCTGCGCCACCTGAGCGGCGCACCGCTGAACCACGTGCCCTACAAGGGCGCCGCGCCGGCGGCGCAGGCGGTGCTGGCCGGCGAGGTGCCGGTGTCGGTGCTCGACGCGGTGAGCGGTGCCGCGCTGGTGGCCAGCGGCAAGCTGCGCGCGCTGGCCGTCACCACCGCGCAGCGCAGCGCGCTGTTCCCCAACCTGCCCACGCTGGCCGAGTCCGGTTTCCGCGACTTCGACTCGTACACCTGGCTGGGCCTGTACGCGCCGGCCGGCACGCCGCAGGCGGTGGTCGACCGGCTGAACCGGGACATCAACCAGATCCTGCGCTCGCCCGAGGTGGCCGCCCGGCTGCGCGAGCAGAACGCCGAGGCCGGCGGCGCCATGACGCCCGCGCAGTTCCGCAAGCACGTGGACAGCGAGCTGGTGAAGTGGCAACGCACGGTGCAGGTCACCGGCGTGAAGGTCGACGAGTGA
- a CDS encoding tripartite tricarboxylate transporter substrate binding protein encodes MANTLYTWTRRAALVALAGMAASSAAVAQGAYPTKPVTIVVAFPPGGMTDIVGRLVGEQLSQKFKQTFIVENRAGAAGQVGTEYVAGRPADGYTLLISATGHVIGPALQKVRYDPVKSFEPVAVLARAPNLFVVNPTVVPAKSFAELQAWGKTQQGIPYSTAGAGGSTHLAGELLRHLSGLPLNHVPYRGAAPGTQAVLAGEVPVAFQDSMSAASFIAAGKLRALAVTTAERSKLFPELPTLTELGFKNFDVYTWLGLYAPAGTPRDVVERLSEEVNRIMTAPDTVAKLKAQNAEAAGTMNPTQMRRFVETEVAKWRQTVEVTGVKTE; translated from the coding sequence ATGGCCAACACCCTTTACACCTGGACCCGACGCGCCGCGCTGGTCGCGCTCGCCGGCATGGCCGCCAGCTCGGCAGCCGTGGCGCAAGGCGCCTACCCGACCAAGCCGGTGACCATCGTCGTCGCGTTCCCGCCGGGCGGCATGACGGACATCGTGGGCCGCCTGGTCGGCGAGCAGCTGAGCCAAAAGTTCAAGCAGACCTTCATCGTCGAGAACCGCGCCGGCGCGGCGGGCCAGGTGGGCACCGAGTACGTGGCGGGCCGGCCGGCCGACGGCTACACGCTGCTGATCAGCGCCACCGGCCATGTCATCGGGCCCGCCCTGCAGAAGGTGCGCTACGACCCGGTCAAGAGCTTCGAGCCGGTCGCGGTGCTGGCCCGTGCGCCGAACCTCTTCGTCGTCAACCCCACCGTCGTGCCGGCGAAGAGCTTCGCCGAGCTGCAGGCGTGGGGCAAGACGCAGCAGGGCATCCCGTACAGCACGGCCGGCGCGGGCGGCTCGACGCACCTCGCCGGTGAGCTGCTGCGCCACCTGTCGGGTCTGCCGCTGAACCATGTGCCCTACCGCGGCGCGGCCCCCGGCACGCAGGCGGTGTTGGCCGGCGAGGTGCCGGTGGCGTTCCAGGACTCGATGAGCGCCGCTTCGTTCATCGCCGCCGGCAAGCTGCGCGCGCTGGCCGTGACGACGGCCGAGCGCAGCAAGCTCTTCCCGGAGCTGCCGACGCTGACCGAACTGGGCTTCAAGAACTTCGACGTCTACACCTGGCTCGGGCTGTACGCGCCGGCCGGCACGCCGCGCGACGTCGTCGAGCGGCTGAGCGAGGAGGTCAACCGCATCATGACCGCCCCCGACACGGTGGCCAAGCTCAAGGCGCAGAACGCGGAGGCCGCCGGCACGATGAACCCGACGCAGATGCGCCGCTTCGTCGAGACCGAGGTGGCCAAATGGCGGCAGACGGTGGAGGTCACCGGCGTCAAGACCGAGTGA
- a CDS encoding MaoC family dehydratase: MPHIRDLPQREFPAIEQRYDERDTLLYGLGLGLGQDPTDPGQLRHVYEEGLAALPTQAAVLASPGFWMQEPDTGIQWQHLVAAGHEVELTAPLPVRGHVVSRARVTQVFDRGAGKGALILWERALTEVPGGRVLAHIRCSAIARADGGFGGPTAPRPAGPAMPERPADHRLDWQTLPGQALLYRLTGDMNPLHASPAVARSAGFERPILHGLCTLGIAAYLLGRHCAGPQGLQRIGARYTGVVYPGDLLRTEVWKDGDALAFRVVCVDRDKVVLDGGTALPFRGDAA, encoded by the coding sequence ATGCCACACATCCGCGACCTGCCGCAGCGCGAGTTCCCGGCGATCGAACAGCGCTACGACGAGCGCGACACGCTGCTCTACGGGCTGGGCCTCGGCCTGGGCCAGGACCCCACCGACCCGGGCCAGCTGCGCCATGTCTACGAAGAGGGCCTGGCCGCGCTGCCCACGCAGGCCGCGGTGCTGGCCAGCCCCGGCTTCTGGATGCAGGAGCCCGACACCGGCATCCAGTGGCAGCACCTGGTGGCCGCCGGTCACGAGGTGGAGCTGACCGCGCCGCTGCCGGTGCGCGGCCATGTCGTCTCGCGCGCCCGGGTGACGCAGGTCTTCGACCGCGGCGCCGGCAAGGGCGCCCTCATCCTCTGGGAGCGCGCGCTCACCGAGGTGCCCGGCGGCCGCGTGCTGGCGCACATCCGCTGCAGCGCCATCGCGCGGGCGGACGGCGGCTTCGGCGGTCCGACCGCGCCGCGACCGGCGGGCCCCGCAATGCCCGAGCGGCCAGCCGACCATCGGCTGGACTGGCAGACGCTGCCCGGCCAGGCCCTGCTGTACCGGCTGACCGGCGACATGAACCCGCTGCACGCCAGCCCGGCGGTGGCGCGCAGCGCGGGCTTCGAGCGGCCCATCCTCCACGGCCTGTGCACGCTGGGCATCGCGGCCTACCTGCTCGGCCGGCACTGCGCCGGGCCGCAGGGGCTGCAGCGCATCGGCGCGCGCTACACCGGCGTGGTCTACCCCGGCGACCTGCTGCGCACCGAGGTGTGGAAGGACGGCGACGCGCTGGCCTTCCGCGTGGTCTGCGTGGACCGCGACAAGGTGGTGCTGGACGGCGGCACGGCCCTGCCCTTCCGCGGCGACGCCGCCTGA
- the hpaI gene encoding 4-hydroxy-2-oxoheptanedioate aldolase, translating into MRMPLNAFKQALREGRPQIGLWVGLADPYVAELLATTGYDWLLIDGEHAPNDLRSVLAQLQAVAPYGSHPIVRPPIGDTALIKQILDTGAQTLLVPMVESAQQAAQVVAATRYPPRGVRGVGSALARSSRWNRIDGYLHAADDQMCVLVQVESAQALSQVSAIAAVDGVDGVFFGPADLSASMGLLGQPGHPDVQQAITGGIAAVRQAGKAAGILTADAPLAKHYLSLGALFVAVGVDTMLLARAASAQLALFKGQDEPPPPAKGSVY; encoded by the coding sequence ATGCGCATGCCGCTCAACGCCTTCAAGCAGGCCCTGCGCGAAGGCCGCCCGCAGATCGGCCTCTGGGTCGGCCTGGCCGATCCCTACGTCGCCGAACTGCTGGCCACCACCGGCTACGACTGGCTGCTGATCGACGGCGAACACGCGCCCAATGACCTGCGCAGCGTGCTGGCCCAGCTGCAGGCGGTGGCGCCCTACGGCTCGCACCCCATCGTGCGGCCGCCGATCGGCGACACCGCGCTCATCAAGCAGATCCTCGACACCGGCGCACAGACGCTGCTCGTGCCGATGGTGGAATCGGCCCAGCAGGCGGCGCAGGTGGTGGCCGCCACCCGCTACCCGCCGCGCGGGGTGCGCGGCGTGGGCAGCGCGCTGGCCCGCTCGTCGCGCTGGAACCGGATCGACGGGTACCTGCACGCCGCCGACGACCAGATGTGCGTGCTGGTGCAGGTCGAATCCGCGCAGGCGCTGTCGCAGGTCTCGGCGATCGCCGCGGTGGACGGCGTGGACGGGGTGTTCTTCGGGCCGGCCGACCTGTCGGCGTCGATGGGCCTGCTCGGGCAGCCCGGCCATCCCGACGTGCAGCAGGCCATCACCGGCGGCATCGCCGCGGTGCGCCAGGCCGGCAAGGCCGCCGGCATCCTGACCGCCGACGCGCCGCTGGCCAAGCACTACCTCTCGCTCGGCGCGCTGTTCGTCGCCGTCGGTGTCGACACCATGCTGCTCGCGCGCGCCGCCTCGGCGCAACTGGCGCTGTTCAAGGGCCAGGACGAACCGCCTCCGCCGGCGAAGGGCAGCGTCTACTGA
- a CDS encoding aldehyde dehydrogenase family protein has translation MAALKVGPGDEPGVLQGPLIDTAALDKVEELVSDATTQGARVVTGGRRHALGGTFYQPTLIAGVTPAMRIAREEVFGPVAPLFRFTTDDEAVAMANDTEFGLAAYFYSRDLKRGWRISERLAYGMVGVNTGIISTAVAPFGGIKQSGMGREGSRHGIEDYLHLKYLCMGGLA, from the coding sequence ATGGCCGCCCTGAAGGTGGGCCCGGGCGACGAGCCCGGTGTCCTGCAGGGCCCGCTGATCGACACCGCCGCGCTGGACAAGGTGGAAGAACTGGTGAGCGACGCGACGACCCAGGGCGCGCGCGTGGTCACCGGCGGGCGGCGCCATGCGCTGGGCGGCACCTTCTACCAGCCGACGCTGATCGCCGGCGTGACCCCGGCCATGCGCATCGCCCGCGAGGAGGTGTTCGGCCCGGTGGCACCGCTGTTCCGCTTCACCACCGACGACGAGGCGGTGGCCATGGCCAACGACACCGAATTCGGCCTGGCGGCCTACTTCTACTCGCGCGACCTGAAGCGCGGCTGGCGCATCTCCGAGCGGCTGGCCTACGGCATGGTGGGTGTCAACACCGGTATCATCAGCACGGCGGTGGCGCCCTTCGGCGGCATCAAGCAGTCGGGCATGGGACGCGAAGGCTCCCGCCACGGCATCGAGGACTACCTGCACCTGAAGTACCTCTGCATGGGCGGCCTCGCCTGA
- the hpaH gene encoding 2-oxo-hept-4-ene-1,7-dioate hydratase, with product MLEATTTQALARRLYDARKTRTALRHFSAEHPQMTIEDGYAIQREWVKLELADGRRIKGRKIGLTSRAMQLSSQISEPDYAPLMDDMFFEQGGDIPIGRFIAPRVEVELAFVLGRPLSGPGATLFDVLAATDYVCPALEIIDARIEQFDRETKAPRKVFDTISDFAANAGIVLGGRPVRPDAVDLRWVGAMLFKNGVVEETGLAAGVLNHPATGVAWLANKIAPYDERLDAGDVVLAGSFTRPTTAVAGDGLHADYGPLGTVSFRFV from the coding sequence ATGCTCGAAGCAACGACCACCCAGGCCCTGGCTCGCCGCCTCTACGACGCGCGCAAGACCCGCACCGCGCTGCGGCACTTCTCGGCCGAGCATCCGCAGATGACCATCGAGGACGGCTACGCCATCCAGCGCGAATGGGTGAAGCTGGAGCTGGCCGACGGCCGCCGCATCAAGGGCCGCAAGATCGGCCTCACCTCGCGCGCCATGCAGCTGTCCAGCCAGATCAGCGAGCCCGACTATGCGCCGCTGATGGACGACATGTTCTTCGAGCAGGGCGGCGACATCCCGATCGGCCGCTTCATCGCGCCGCGGGTGGAGGTGGAGCTGGCCTTCGTGCTCGGCCGGCCGCTGTCCGGGCCCGGCGCCACGCTGTTCGACGTGCTGGCCGCCACCGACTACGTCTGCCCGGCGCTGGAGATCATCGACGCCCGCATCGAGCAGTTCGACCGCGAGACCAAGGCGCCGCGGAAGGTGTTCGACACCATCAGCGACTTCGCCGCCAACGCCGGCATCGTGCTGGGTGGCCGGCCGGTGAGGCCCGACGCCGTGGACCTGCGCTGGGTGGGCGCCATGCTGTTCAAGAACGGCGTGGTCGAGGAGACCGGCCTGGCCGCCGGGGTGCTCAACCACCCGGCCACCGGCGTCGCCTGGCTGGCCAACAAGATCGCGCCCTACGACGAGCGGCTCGACGCCGGCGACGTCGTGCTGGCCGGCTCCTTCACCCGCCCGACGACGGCGGTGGCGGGCGATGGCCTGCACGCCGACTACGGCCCGTTGGGCACCGTCTCGTTCCGCTTCGTCTGA
- a CDS encoding 5-carboxymethyl-2-hydroxymuconate Delta-isomerase, whose amino-acid sequence MPHVVILYTPQLDAETDVGALCRSLAGALQTVHDEAGQRVFPTAGIRVLAYPAAHHAVADGSGDHAFCWLNLRMGRGRSAAVQQAAGQALAEAAKAHFAPLLARRPLGLTLQVDEGPEVFDAKFGNLHSIFQKR is encoded by the coding sequence ATGCCGCATGTGGTGATCCTCTACACGCCGCAGCTCGATGCCGAGACCGACGTGGGCGCGCTGTGCCGGTCGCTGGCCGGCGCGCTGCAGACGGTGCACGACGAGGCCGGCCAGCGTGTCTTTCCCACCGCCGGCATCCGCGTGCTGGCCTACCCGGCGGCGCACCACGCGGTGGCCGACGGCTCGGGCGACCACGCCTTCTGCTGGTTGAACCTGCGCATGGGCCGTGGCCGCAGCGCCGCCGTGCAGCAGGCCGCCGGCCAGGCGCTGGCCGAGGCGGCGAAGGCCCACTTCGCCCCGCTGCTGGCGCGCCGGCCGTTGGGGCTGACGCTGCAGGTGGACGAAGGCCCGGAGGTTTTCGACGCCAAGTTCGGCAACCTGCACTCGATCTTCCAGAAGAGGTGA
- a CDS encoding extradiol ring-cleavage dioxygenase, producing the protein MSLVFAGVCSHAPGITGRAKLADPALCEPFHAAFRAFGEEMRATRPDALVLVGAEHFGNFFMNNMPAYAMGMGESYEGPIEDPAWLGIERTRIPGNPGLSKRLITEVMQTVDVAFAEEWKFDHGLMVPTHFLTPTYDLDIVPVNINCQGPPLTPLHRAWAFGEALRRAADSVPERIAVVGTGGISHWPCTPDSGKINEAWDRDFMQRWARNDRDALLDYTDAQVYRDAGQGGFEIRTFISIAAAARGAGTIRHFQPIPIFSVTCTVGVMEVA; encoded by the coding sequence ATGAGTCTTGTCTTCGCCGGCGTGTGCAGCCACGCCCCCGGCATCACCGGCCGCGCCAAGCTGGCCGACCCCGCGCTGTGCGAGCCCTTCCACGCGGCCTTCAGGGCCTTCGGCGAGGAGATGCGCGCCACCCGGCCCGACGCGCTGGTGCTGGTCGGCGCCGAGCACTTCGGCAACTTCTTCATGAACAACATGCCCGCCTACGCGATGGGCATGGGCGAGTCCTACGAAGGCCCAATCGAGGACCCGGCCTGGCTGGGCATCGAGCGCACCCGCATCCCCGGCAACCCGGGCCTGAGCAAGCGCCTCATCACCGAGGTGATGCAGACGGTGGACGTCGCCTTCGCCGAGGAGTGGAAGTTCGACCATGGCCTGATGGTGCCCACGCACTTCCTGACGCCGACCTACGACCTCGACATCGTGCCGGTGAACATCAACTGCCAGGGCCCGCCGCTGACGCCGCTGCACCGGGCCTGGGCCTTCGGCGAGGCGCTGCGCCGCGCGGCCGACAGCGTGCCCGAGCGCATCGCCGTCGTCGGCACCGGCGGCATCAGCCACTGGCCGTGCACGCCCGACTCCGGCAAGATCAACGAGGCCTGGGACCGCGACTTCATGCAGCGCTGGGCGCGCAACGACCGTGACGCGCTGCTGGACTACACCGACGCCCAGGTCTACCGCGACGCCGGCCAGGGCGGCTTCGAGATCCGCACCTTCATCAGCATCGCCGCCGCCGCGCGCGGGGCCGGCACCATCCGCCACTTCCAGCCCATCCCGATCTTCTCGGTGACCTGCACCGTCGGCGTGATGGAGGTGGCCTGA
- a CDS encoding aromatic ring-opening dioxygenase subunit LigA, whose protein sequence is MSLYGLQKFLYALNREPQVQQRFKDEPAAVLDGYPLNEEERGALLAGDVGLIYVLGANGQLLMHYAAFLGMPWADYIQAMRDGVAKYGPVRDGIYAMTTGMDEKVAGV, encoded by the coding sequence GTGAGCCTCTACGGCCTGCAGAAGTTCCTCTACGCGCTCAACCGCGAGCCGCAGGTGCAGCAGCGTTTCAAGGACGAGCCGGCGGCGGTGCTCGACGGCTACCCGCTGAACGAGGAGGAGCGGGGTGCGCTGCTCGCGGGCGACGTCGGGCTGATCTACGTGCTCGGCGCCAACGGCCAGCTGCTCATGCACTACGCCGCCTTCCTCGGCATGCCGTGGGCCGACTACATCCAGGCCATGCGCGACGGCGTGGCGAAGTACGGGCCGGTGCGCGACGGCATCTACGCCATGACCACTGGCATGGACGAAAAGGTGGCCGGGGTATGA
- the hpaE gene encoding 5-carboxymethyl-2-hydroxymuconate semialdehyde dehydrogenase, with protein sequence MRIQHLIGGKAVEGRDYFETLNPATQDVLAEVAAGGEAEVNAAVESAKAAFPKWAGLPATERAKLVRKLGDLIAQHVPEIARTETLDCGQVIAQTGKQLVPRAADNFYYFAEMCVRVDGHTYPTPTHLNYTLFHPVGVCALISPWNVPFMTATWKVAPALAFGNTAVLKMSELSPLTAARLGELALEAGIPAGVLNLVHGTGKDAGEPLCRHPDVRAVSFTGSTATGNRIVQAAGLKKFSMELGGKSPFVIFDDADFERALDAAVFMIFSNNGERCTAGSRILVQKGIYARFVDRFVERARRITVGDPLDEKTIVGPMISPAHLAKVRRYIELGPKEGATLLCGGLDAPDVPAAVRKGNFVQPTVFADVDNRMRIAQEEIFGPVACLIPFIDEADAIAKANDIDYGLSSYVWTENIGRAHRVAAAIEAGMCFVNSQNVRDLRQPFGGTKASGTGREGGTWSYEVFLEPKNIAVSMGSHHIPHWGV encoded by the coding sequence ATGCGCATCCAGCACCTGATCGGCGGCAAGGCCGTCGAGGGCCGCGACTACTTCGAGACCCTCAACCCGGCCACGCAAGACGTGCTGGCCGAGGTGGCCGCCGGCGGCGAGGCCGAGGTCAACGCCGCGGTCGAGTCCGCCAAGGCGGCCTTCCCCAAGTGGGCCGGCCTGCCGGCCACCGAGCGCGCCAAGCTCGTGCGCAAGCTGGGCGACCTGATCGCCCAGCACGTGCCCGAGATCGCGCGCACCGAGACCCTGGACTGCGGCCAGGTCATCGCCCAGACCGGCAAGCAGCTGGTGCCGCGCGCGGCCGACAACTTCTACTACTTCGCCGAGATGTGCGTGCGCGTCGACGGCCACACCTACCCCACGCCCACGCACCTGAACTACACGCTGTTCCACCCGGTGGGCGTGTGCGCGCTGATCAGCCCGTGGAACGTGCCCTTCATGACGGCAACCTGGAAGGTGGCGCCGGCGCTGGCCTTCGGCAACACCGCGGTGCTGAAGATGAGCGAACTGTCGCCGCTGACCGCGGCCCGGCTGGGCGAGCTGGCGCTGGAGGCCGGCATCCCGGCCGGCGTGCTCAACCTCGTCCACGGCACCGGCAAGGACGCCGGCGAGCCGCTGTGCCGGCACCCGGACGTGCGCGCCGTCTCCTTCACCGGCTCCACCGCCACCGGCAACCGCATCGTGCAGGCGGCCGGCCTGAAGAAGTTCAGCATGGAGCTCGGCGGCAAGAGCCCGTTCGTGATCTTCGACGACGCCGACTTCGAGCGCGCGCTCGACGCGGCGGTCTTCATGATCTTCAGCAACAACGGCGAGCGCTGCACCGCGGGCAGCCGCATCCTGGTGCAGAAGGGGATCTACGCCAGGTTCGTCGACCGCTTCGTCGAACGCGCCCGGCGCATCACCGTCGGCGACCCGCTGGACGAAAAGACCATCGTCGGCCCGATGATCAGCCCGGCCCACCTGGCCAAGGTGCGCCGCTACATCGAGCTGGGGCCCAAGGAGGGCGCCACGCTGCTGTGCGGCGGGCTCGACGCGCCCGACGTGCCGGCGGCGGTGCGCAAGGGCAACTTCGTCCAGCCGACGGTGTTCGCCGACGTCGACAACCGCATGCGCATCGCCCAGGAGGAGATCTTCGGCCCGGTGGCCTGCCTGATCCCTTTCATCGACGAAGCCGACGCCATCGCCAAGGCCAACGACATCGACTACGGCCTGTCGAGCTACGTCTGGACCGAGAACATCGGCCGCGCGCACCGCGTGGCCGCGGCCATCGAGGCCGGCATGTGCTTCGTCAACAGCCAGAACGTGCGCGACCTGCGCCAGCCCTTCGGCGGCACCAAGGCCAGCGGCACCGGCCGCGAAGGCGGCACCTGGAGCTACGAGGTGTTCCTGGAGCCGAAGAACATCGCGGTGTCGATGGGCAGCCACCACATCCCGCACTGGGGAGTGTGA